From the genome of Atribacterota bacterium:
ATATTATAATATATTTTACTATTTTTTGATATTATATTGATAGTGATTTCTGGAAATATATTATTTTTTAAGCACGTTGAATGCCTGTTTTGCTATTTCTATAATTTTCAGAGAGCCAGTACAGATAGATGTAAGATAAAAAGCTGATAAATATCGGTAATGATGCGAAACGGTAAGCAAATAATAATCCAAATTTGTCAGCCAACCAACCATAGATAGATGGTGCTATAGTTGCGGAGACTCCCTCTATAAAAAATCCAAAGCCAAACAGTTTCCCCTGAATTTTAGTTGAACCTGACCGGGTTAACCATGTGTGTTGAGAAGGGAAATAAATACCTTCCATTAATCCAATACTGCCGATTAATAATCCTATAACGAATGGTATTCTGAAACATGTGAGAATATAAACTAATATTGAGGTAAAAAAGGTTGCCAAAATGGAATATTTAAGGGGATTTTGTTTATCAAGAAATTTACTTATCAAAAGACTCCCAGAAAACACACCAATAAAATAAATACTGACAATCCAGGCTGATACTCCCGGTTTTAATCCAACATAAGTAGTTGCATAGATTGGTAGAAATGATAAGAAGGGCTTAGTTCCTAAACACATAATTACTCTGCATAGAAAATAAATTACAAAAATATTACGTGAATTTAGTTTTTTTTCAATCTTCCCTGTCTCTTTTTTTGTTTCATTTTTAATCTTAAGATAGCTTATTCCCAAAAAGAAACCAGGTAAAGAAATAATGAGACAGGTAATTCGCCAGCCCCATATTTGAACTAACCAGCCAAATAACAGGCTGGTAATAATTAATCCAAATGTACCCGCTGCAGAGAATAGACTCAGGTCTCTTCCTTCTTCT
Proteins encoded in this window:
- a CDS encoding MFS transporter gives rise to the protein MLRKQNNIQLKLNSLGHAYNDAYHYIIPLLLPFFRQEFAFTYFQSGLILTFHEAIRSIFSLVFGSLADRYNHKNLIISSGFILASVLLGSVIYVNNLSLIITALLLMAIGTATFHPLATAMVGERALPGEEGRDLSLFSAAGTFGLIITSLLFGWLVQIWGWRITCLIISLPGFFLGISYLKIKNETKKETGKIEKKLNSRNIFVIYFLCRVIMCLGTKPFLSFLPIYATTYVGLKPGVSAWIVSIYFIGVFSGSLLISKFLDKQNPLKYSILATFFTSILVYILTCFRIPFVIGLLIGSIGLMEGIYFPSQHTWLTRSGSTKIQGKLFGFGFFIEGVSATIAPSIYGWLADKFGLLFAYRFASLPIFISFLSYIYLYWLSENYRNSKTGIQRA